From a single Bufo bufo chromosome 9, aBufBuf1.1, whole genome shotgun sequence genomic region:
- the TRNT1 gene encoding CCA tRNA nucleotidyltransferase 1, mitochondrial has product MLGRFLSQSRRLSTMRVQSPQFKALFTDGLKTLTDLFARENYELRIAGGAVRDLLAGKQPHDVDFATTATPDKMKDLFLKEGIRLINNKGEKHGTVTARINDQNFEVTTLRVDLRTDGRHAEVEFTTDWEQDAERRDLTINSMFLGFDGTLYDYFNGYEDLKNRNIRFVGDPAKRIQEDYLRILRYLRFYGRISEKPGEHSPSTLDAIREHAPGLGGISGERIWVELKKILEGNHVNHMIQLIYQLGVAPHIGLPEGGNVEEFSRICSQAGPLAAKPMTLLTALFCHPDGIQKLDLRLKISKEEKGLALFLLKERRTLTADHNDRQPLKPFQDFVIDSRETDAQKKVCELLKYQGEEQLLRQMEKWTLPRFPVSGHDLRRMGVSSGKEIGRILQELRERWKESGYKADKEELLNAVSRND; this is encoded by the exons ATGCTCGGCCGCTTCCTCTCGCAGAGCCGCCGCCTGTCCACCATGAGGGTGCAGAGTCCGCAGTTCAAGGCTCTCTTCACCGACGGCCTCAAGACTCTGACAG ATTTATTTGCGCGGGAGAATTATGAGTTGCGGATCGCAGGAGGCGCCGTCCGGGACCTTCTTGCGGGGAAGCAGCCGCACGACGTGGACTTTGCCACCACGGCCACCCCCGATAAGATGAAGGATCTCTTCCTGAAGGAGGGAATTCGGCTGATTAACAACAAAGGAGAAAAGCACGGCACCGTGACGGCGAGG ATTAATGACCAGAACTTTGAAGTCACGACACTGCGGGTCGACCTGCGGACGGACGGACGCCACGCGGAGGTGGAGTTTACAACCGACTGGGAGCAGGACGCAGAGAGGCGAGATCTCACCATCAACTCCATGTTTCTGG GATTTGACGGCACGCTGTACGATTATTTCAATGGTTACGAAGATTTGAAGAACCGGAACATCCGATTTGTGGGCGACCCAGCCAAACGGATCCAGGAGGACTATCTGCGAATTCTCCGCTACCTCAG GTTTTATGGAAGGATATCCGAGAAACCCGGAGAGCACAGTCCGTCCACTCTGGACGCCATACGAGAACACGCTCCCGGACTGGGTGGCATCTCGGGGGAAAGAATCTGGGTGGAGCTTAAAAAGATCCTAGAAGGAAATCACGTCAATCACATGATCCAACTGATCTACCAGCTGGGAGTGGCTCCTCACATTG GACTGCCGGAGGGTGGAAATGTGGAGGAGTTCTCGCGCATCTGCTCCCAGGCCGGGCCCCTGGCTGCTAAACCCATGACCCTTCTGACTGCACTCTTCTGCCACCCGGATGGCATCCAAAAACTGGACCTGCGATTGAAGATCTCCAAGGAGGagaaggggctggcactattctTACTGAAGGAGCGTAGGACGCTGACGGCAGATCACAACGACCGCCAACCTCTGAAGCCGTTCCAGGATTTTGTGATTGAT TCCCGAGAAACAGACGCCCAGAAGAAGGTGTGCGAGCTGCTGAAGTACCAGGGCGAAGAGCAGCTCCTAAGACAGATGGAAAAATGGACACTGCCCCGCTTCCCTGTCAGTGGACACGACTTGCGGCGTATGGGCGTGTCCTCGGGGAAGGAGATTGGGAGAATCCTGCAGGAACTGCGGGAGCGCTGGAAGGAAAGTGGCTACAAGGCCGACAAAGAGGAGCTGCTTAATGCTGTGTCCAGGAACGACTAA